In one Thermodesulfobium acidiphilum genomic region, the following are encoded:
- a CDS encoding efflux RND transporter permease subunit, with amino-acid sequence MLKWYITRPHFVFAILIAFLLLGVIGFFSMSRDLFPPADRPQIAVVVVEPGASARYVADHVSAVIERELYTLSNIRRVYSTSNDGFCTVTAEFHYGKNIGEAKTDVQNGLSKIANLLPSDIQTPQIYEVTSYSPPVIVLSISPKEGSNLSMPDVRYIAENQIKDEILRTGKVANVDVFGGYQKDIEIKFNNAKLASLGLSVQDVVNTIQKSNKDIPLGIIMNPNSQYTFKVLTEATNLDMIRNFQITPGVKLQDVATVDYGYPPPTSFYHGNGHQAIAVAVQRPYGGAVMTTINAVENILPKLRAQFPQLNIQVADTQKELVQLSNDNMFEALRDAIIFTAIIIFLFLADLRLTLISAISIPFVYLATIAIMWILNIGFNIVSLTGIILALGMLVDDAIVILENIERHHTQLKESPLDAAINGTKEVMLVVFGGTLATSVVLLPLMFVGGYPAQIFKPLAGTLLISLIVSYFVSITLIPILSIKMLKSESKKSKFETKINKIMDYWLNPFKQFYANAVKFLIDNKKMRIPLTLPLLPLLMFSIGVVIPTIGRDLMPPMDTGIVKANITFDSNTSILKVNQTLFTIEKYVKSLGDVEMMSDAIGSEPGVLTISAGPPQVAGMTIHFVNRFKRSATIWQLEDKIRNYIRTLPDVKYADVFDYGATPLSSIKATLDTTIYGDSVESVNRAGNVVMQAMKNVKGLKSYSKNWDMDNLEYVFKIDHLKTAYYQTTPYDVASQLSAGIQGATASIFTVPNETGYLIKVILPTSSREYVKSLKSFLIKTPKGFIPLESFGTLSTIYEPTIITREAMKYTQDVMGYRSTFPVTHIMESFTPALQKAIKDNKGKITSNVELKQSGDITTMMDSMGRMLKAILVGFILLYLVLVPIFRSWLNPLAIMAAIPLSIIGGAWSLLIADKTMCLPAIMGFVLLSGIIVKNSILIIDFIKTYLDNGYGIEEAVLQSIHIRTRPVMMTALGTAVGMIPIAMQWAIGLERLSPLAVVAIGGLIFGTFLSLIYVPFFSYFLTKKG; translated from the coding sequence ATGCTTAAATGGTATATTACTAGACCACATTTTGTATTTGCAATACTCATTGCCTTTTTATTACTTGGTGTAATAGGTTTTTTTAGCATGTCAAGAGACCTCTTTCCTCCCGCTGATAGACCTCAAATTGCTGTAGTAGTGGTTGAACCAGGTGCTTCTGCAAGATATGTTGCAGACCATGTCAGTGCAGTCATAGAAAGAGAACTTTATACACTTAGCAATATTAGAAGAGTTTATTCTACTTCCAATGATGGATTCTGCACTGTTACAGCGGAGTTTCATTATGGAAAAAATATCGGAGAAGCTAAAACAGATGTCCAAAATGGCCTTTCTAAAATAGCAAATTTATTACCATCTGATATCCAGACTCCCCAAATATATGAAGTCACGTCCTATTCCCCGCCAGTAATCGTGCTTTCAATTTCCCCAAAAGAGGGATCTAACTTATCGATGCCAGATGTAAGATATATAGCCGAAAATCAGATAAAAGACGAGATATTAAGAACCGGTAAAGTTGCAAACGTTGACGTTTTCGGCGGATACCAAAAAGACATAGAGATAAAATTTAACAATGCAAAACTAGCATCTTTAGGTCTGAGCGTTCAAGACGTAGTAAATACAATACAAAAATCAAACAAAGATATACCACTCGGTATTATTATGAACCCGAATTCACAATACACATTTAAGGTACTTACTGAAGCCACTAATCTCGATATGATAAGAAATTTTCAGATAACACCTGGAGTAAAACTACAAGACGTAGCAACAGTAGATTATGGCTATCCTCCTCCCACATCCTTCTACCACGGAAATGGTCATCAAGCAATTGCTGTTGCTGTTCAAAGACCATATGGCGGAGCAGTAATGACAACTATCAATGCTGTAGAGAACATATTACCCAAGCTTAGAGCACAATTTCCACAACTAAATATTCAAGTAGCAGATACTCAAAAAGAGCTCGTGCAGCTCAGCAATGATAATATGTTTGAAGCCTTAAGAGATGCGATAATATTTACTGCAATAATAATATTTCTATTTCTTGCTGATTTGAGGCTTACACTAATTTCAGCAATTTCAATACCTTTTGTTTATCTTGCAACTATAGCTATAATGTGGATATTAAATATTGGATTTAATATTGTAAGCTTAACAGGAATAATTTTAGCTCTTGGAATGCTTGTAGATGACGCAATTGTGATATTAGAAAATATAGAAAGACACCACACCCAGCTAAAAGAATCTCCATTGGATGCAGCCATAAACGGGACAAAAGAAGTCATGTTAGTAGTTTTTGGAGGAACACTTGCCACAAGCGTGGTTCTTTTGCCACTAATGTTCGTAGGTGGATACCCTGCCCAGATCTTTAAACCACTTGCAGGAACATTATTAATTTCTCTTATAGTTTCATACTTTGTCTCTATTACGCTTATTCCAATTCTTAGTATAAAAATGTTAAAGTCTGAATCCAAAAAATCAAAATTCGAAACAAAAATTAATAAAATTATGGATTACTGGCTCAATCCATTTAAACAATTTTACGCAAATGCAGTAAAATTTTTAATAGATAATAAGAAGATGAGAATACCTTTAACCTTACCACTCCTTCCACTTTTAATGTTTAGTATTGGAGTTGTAATTCCTACTATTGGAAGAGATTTAATGCCACCAATGGATACAGGCATTGTAAAGGCAAATATAACTTTTGACAGCAATACCTCTATTTTAAAAGTAAATCAAACTCTCTTTACAATAGAAAAATACGTAAAATCCCTTGGCGATGTAGAAATGATGTCAGACGCAATAGGCTCAGAACCAGGGGTATTGACCATCTCAGCAGGCCCTCCTCAAGTAGCCGGCATGACAATTCACTTTGTAAACAGGTTCAAAAGAAGTGCAACTATCTGGCAATTGGAAGATAAAATCAGAAATTATATTAGAACCCTGCCAGATGTAAAATATGCAGACGTGTTTGACTATGGCGCTACTCCTTTATCGTCTATAAAAGCCACTCTTGACACTACTATCTATGGAGATAGTGTAGAATCGGTCAATAGAGCTGGTAATGTTGTTATGCAGGCCATGAAAAACGTTAAAGGCTTAAAGTCTTATTCAAAAAACTGGGATATGGACAACCTGGAATACGTTTTTAAGATCGATCATTTAAAAACCGCATATTATCAAACCACTCCGTATGACGTGGCATCTCAGCTATCTGCCGGAATACAGGGAGCCACTGCATCAATCTTTACCGTTCCCAATGAAACTGGATATTTAATAAAGGTAATACTCCCGACTTCATCAAGAGAATACGTAAAAAGTTTAAAAAGTTTTTTGATAAAAACACCTAAGGGCTTTATCCCTCTTGAATCTTTTGGTACTTTAAGTACAATTTATGAACCCACCATAATTACTAGAGAAGCAATGAAGTACACTCAAGACGTAATGGGATATCGCTCTACCTTTCCTGTTACTCACATCATGGAAAGCTTCACACCTGCTCTCCAAAAAGCCATAAAAGATAACAAGGGCAAGATAACTTCCAATGTAGAATTAAAGCAAAGTGGCGACATCACAACTATGATGGATTCTATGGGAAGGATGCTTAAAGCTATATTAGTGGGATTTATTCTTCTTTATCTGGTACTCGTTCCAATATTTAGATCGTGGTTAAATCCTCTTGCTATTATGGCAGCAATACCTTTATCAATAATTGGAGGAGCATGGTCACTCCTAATAGCTGACAAAACCATGTGTCTACCTGCTATTATGGGCTTTGTTTTACTCTCTGGCATAATTGTTAAAAACTCTATATTAATAATAGATTTTATAAAAACATATCTTGACAATGGATATGGTATAGAAGAAGCAGTATTACAAAGTATCCACATAAGAACCAGGCCTGTTATGATGACAGCCTTAGGAACTGCGGTTGGTATGATTCCGATAGCTATGCAGTGGGCAATTGGGCTCGAGAGACTATCGCCTCTTGCAGTAGTTGCCATTGGAGGCTTGATTTTTGGAACGTTTTTAAGCCTTATTTATGTTCCGTTTTTCTCATACTTTCTGACAAAGAAGGGTTAA
- a CDS encoding MFS transporter, with protein sequence MRSIGQGTLLIDFPLYLHHIGWNAISIGALFSASLFINGILSFIFGLTAGKYDKKKFILGFQIILILCATIALLTSNNLLLGGVAIIGGFGRSGMGGSGPFAVIEVSWLNDLIKYSKKSAIFSLNNSLIFCGMSIGTMIATIPEFLSKFVTLDLAFRSIFLTIIFWNIICFYLIAKVKNNSITQSNNIDKNSERMKNIDKNINKRENKNLLLLFALNLLNGISLGFIMPLLPYWFKLKFNSNAFDLGIIFTISLFMTSLSSIISIYVVKKIGAAKTVIFMRFGGLISLVLMIYSPSSLLAAFFYILRSFLNRGNIGARQALVTSITRNKATLALSINNFSQILSLSIGPFITGIFFAHKDYITPFIVGAAFQTFYLVCFYMFFKKFEV encoded by the coding sequence ATAAGAAGTATTGGTCAGGGAACACTTTTAATTGATTTTCCTTTATATCTACATCATATAGGCTGGAACGCTATATCTATAGGTGCTCTCTTTAGCGCCAGCCTGTTTATAAATGGTATACTATCCTTTATCTTCGGATTGACTGCAGGAAAATATGATAAAAAAAAATTCATCTTAGGATTTCAGATAATTCTCATACTTTGTGCAACAATTGCACTTCTTACCTCAAACAACCTACTTCTTGGGGGCGTTGCTATAATCGGAGGATTTGGCAGGAGTGGTATGGGTGGCTCTGGTCCATTTGCAGTAATAGAGGTCTCCTGGCTAAATGACCTGATAAAATATAGCAAAAAATCAGCAATTTTTAGTCTGAATAACTCTTTAATATTTTGTGGTATGAGCATAGGAACAATGATCGCAACTATTCCTGAATTTCTATCAAAATTTGTTACCTTAGATCTTGCATTTAGATCTATCTTTCTTACCATAATATTCTGGAATATAATTTGCTTTTACCTTATCGCTAAAGTAAAAAACAACTCAATAACTCAAAGCAATAACATAGATAAAAACTCAGAAAGGATGAAAAATATTGATAAAAATATTAATAAAAGAGAAAATAAAAACTTACTATTGTTATTTGCTTTGAATTTACTCAATGGTATCTCTCTGGGTTTCATAATGCCTCTTCTGCCATATTGGTTTAAACTCAAGTTTAACAGCAATGCATTTGATCTAGGAATAATATTTACAATTTCACTTTTTATGACATCCCTTTCAAGTATCATATCTATATACGTTGTAAAAAAAATTGGTGCAGCTAAAACCGTTATCTTTATGAGGTTTGGAGGACTTATATCCTTGGTATTGATGATCTATTCTCCAAGCTCATTATTAGCAGCATTTTTTTATATATTAAGATCTTTTTTGAATAGAGGAAATATAGGAGCTAGACAAGCTCTTGTCACTAGTATCACTAGAAATAAGGCCACTCTGGCATTGAGCATAAACAACTTTTCACAAATATTGTCTTTATCTATTGGACCATTCATAACTGGAATATTTTTTGCGCACAAAGACTATATCACTCCATTTATTGTAGGCGCAGCATTTCAAACATTCTATCTTGTATGTTTTTATATGTTTTTCAAAAAATTTGAAGTATAG
- a CDS encoding RsmE family RNA methyltransferase — MSEPRLYIGKNRITDPLAGLSIELEKDERHYLFKVLRLKDDDEVMILDGVGNIFKSRVKGNHIILGERLDAKEPKLDLTLFQFLPKGDKLSDIVRMCTELGVKKFVLIYGERNYYGEVSPNKIKRWQRIAKEAAELAGRGVVPEILGPYKLFRLPDELFKGQIVVFWENSNQSIKDLFKSAISGNLSLFIGAEGGISLNEIEFLKSKGAYVLSLGERILRVQTASVVSCSIMFYLSNDIK; from the coding sequence GTGTCTGAACCACGACTTTATATAGGTAAGAATAGAATAACCGATCCTTTAGCGGGTCTTTCAATAGAATTAGAAAAAGATGAAAGACATTATCTTTTTAAGGTGTTACGACTAAAAGATGATGATGAAGTTATGATACTTGATGGAGTGGGAAATATTTTTAAATCCAGGGTAAAGGGAAACCATATAATTCTTGGTGAAAGGTTAGATGCAAAAGAACCTAAGTTAGATCTTACATTATTTCAATTTCTTCCAAAGGGAGATAAGTTGAGTGATATAGTTCGTATGTGTACTGAACTTGGAGTTAAGAAGTTTGTTCTAATATATGGTGAAAGAAATTATTACGGAGAAGTATCTCCAAACAAAATTAAAAGGTGGCAAAGGATCGCAAAAGAAGCAGCTGAACTTGCAGGAAGAGGAGTTGTTCCAGAAATTTTAGGTCCGTATAAACTTTTTAGGTTGCCAGATGAACTCTTTAAAGGTCAGATTGTGGTTTTTTGGGAAAATTCAAATCAGTCAATTAAAGATTTATTTAAATCAGCTATTTCTGGAAATTTATCTCTTTTTATTGGAGCCGAAGGAGGTATATCTTTAAATGAAATAGAATTTCTCAAATCTAAAGGGGCTTATGTTTTATCTTTAGGTGAGAGAATTTTGAGGGTTCAGACAGCAAGTGTAGTTTCTTGTAGTATAATGTTTTATTTGTCAAATGATATTAAATAA
- a CDS encoding transposase yields MTKYNITLDKEILHYLFSSNDKGIKMLLEQILNQILEQQRTEQVNAELYEHTEDRKAYRNGYKTRW; encoded by the coding sequence ATGACCAAATATAATATTACCTTAGATAAGGAAATTTTGCACTACCTTTTTTCAAGTAATGACAAAGGCATAAAAATGTTATTAGAACAAATATTAAACCAGATTCTTGAACAGCAAAGAACAGAGCAAGTTAATGCTGAACTCTATGAGCATACAGAGGATAGAAAGGCATACAGAAATGGTTATAAAACAAGATGGTAA
- a CDS encoding SH3 domain-containing protein: protein MKSFLPMLILPCIVPKIQEAISSYSIVKIFCRLFLSIFLFLMLQVDRTCLANFDLELYMSGLSNNLLMSQEEINNFNKKINNTVSLSSFKSTLSKEELEKLIFQNNYYFPLYIDSIYYEHQNFDNKIVVKDQNIIKYAITLKRVNIRTFPTLERASYSPNDSRFDQFQETTFEINEPVLVITEDKSGKWAFIQGRDYNGWTLKKDIAFFHNKEEFIKYIKSLKSNFITTISSKSRLMFDTGEFQDINMGTKFIIKEKEPINGFLRVIVPIKDSFGMIKFTTGSISTSDVVYKFLPYTRKNVIIQAFKMLNEPYGWGGENGFHDCSSFIQDIFKTFGFTFPRNADAQEMLPGTRFSFKNLDYDERLQLIKNLKPISLLFMKDHVMLYLGFIDNSPYVINDITAYYQNGILVRDYKVAVTDIINARRSDSKSFLESLTTAIEIP from the coding sequence ATGAAGAGCTTCTTACCAATGCTGATACTGCCATGTATAGTGCCAAAAATTCAGGAGGCAATAAGTTCATATTCTATTGTGAAAATATTCTGTAGGCTCTTTCTATCTATTTTTTTATTTTTAATGCTTCAAGTTGATAGGACATGCCTGGCAAATTTTGATTTAGAATTATATATGTCTGGATTAAGCAATAACTTACTTATGTCACAGGAAGAAATAAATAATTTTAATAAAAAAATAAATAATACAGTATCACTTAGTTCTTTTAAAAGTACCCTTTCAAAGGAAGAATTAGAAAAACTTATATTTCAAAACAATTACTATTTTCCTCTTTATATAGATTCTATCTATTATGAACACCAGAATTTTGATAACAAAATTGTCGTAAAGGACCAAAACATTATAAAATATGCAATTACGTTAAAAAGAGTAAATATAAGAACTTTTCCGACTTTAGAAAGAGCTAGTTATTCTCCTAATGATAGTAGATTTGATCAGTTTCAAGAAACAACCTTTGAAATAAATGAACCAGTACTAGTAATAACTGAAGATAAGAGCGGAAAGTGGGCTTTTATTCAAGGAAGAGACTATAATGGATGGACATTAAAAAAAGATATTGCCTTTTTTCATAACAAAGAAGAATTTATAAAATATATTAAATCTCTAAAATCTAATTTTATTACAACCATTTCTTCTAAGTCCAGGTTAATGTTTGATACAGGAGAATTTCAGGATATAAATATGGGAACAAAATTTATAATAAAAGAAAAGGAGCCAATAAATGGTTTTTTAAGAGTTATAGTTCCAATAAAAGATAGTTTTGGTATGATTAAGTTTACTACAGGAAGTATCTCTACTTCTGATGTAGTTTATAAATTTCTTCCTTATACAAGAAAAAATGTTATTATCCAGGCTTTCAAAATGTTAAATGAACCTTATGGTTGGGGAGGAGAAAATGGCTTCCACGATTGTTCTTCCTTTATTCAAGACATCTTCAAAACATTTGGCTTTACCTTTCCAAGAAATGCAGATGCTCAGGAAATGTTGCCTGGAACAAGGTTTTCTTTCAAAAATCTAGATTATGATGAACGACTACAACTTATAAAAAACCTAAAGCCTATTTCTCTTCTTTTTATGAAAGATCACGTCATGTTGTACCTTGGGTTTATCGATAATTCACCATATGTGATAAATGACATTACAGCATATTACCAGAACGGTATTCTCGTAAGAGATTACAAAGTTGCAGTTACTGATATAATTAATGCAAGAAGATCAGATTCTAAAAGTTTTTTAGAATCTCTTACTACTGCAATTGAAATACCATAA
- a CDS encoding iron-containing alcohol dehydrogenase → MSKNESMYKISKFAAPEFIFGIDSIDYVKRYIKNFSLTHPMVVTDSGLLSASWAKNIFKQLEGIDIRYSIYDKVSENPKDYEVEEISKVIINCNCDSIIAIGGGSVIDAAKAGGIMCANPGSIRDYEGIDKIVHPMPPIICVPTTCGSSADVSQFAIITNTDERYKMAIVSKSLLPDISIIDPKTLTTLPKELLIATSLDALTHAFESYVSLGSSPITDMFALKAIRLIFETLPKVAKDPKNINYLEDLMLASLMAGMAFSNASLGMVHAIAHSMGGYKDIRHGTCNAILLDSVIDFNYVYAAYRYDKISESLGYVLEDLNEIDRKKILIESIMNLKNKIGFNITLKDLQIKESEIDIIAKHAVNDPCMLTNPVMPTFEEVKEFIARNI, encoded by the coding sequence TTGAGCAAAAATGAGTCAATGTACAAGATTTCAAAGTTCGCTGCTCCCGAATTCATATTTGGAATTGATTCTATAGATTACGTAAAAAGATATATTAAAAACTTCTCGCTCACCCATCCTATGGTAGTTACTGACTCAGGACTGCTAAGTGCAAGCTGGGCTAAAAATATTTTTAAACAGTTAGAAGGTATTGATATAAGGTACTCTATATATGACAAAGTTTCAGAAAATCCAAAGGACTATGAAGTAGAGGAAATTTCAAAAGTTATAATAAACTGCAATTGTGATTCTATTATTGCTATAGGCGGAGGCAGCGTAATAGATGCAGCAAAGGCAGGTGGTATTATGTGTGCAAATCCAGGATCAATAAGAGACTACGAAGGAATAGATAAGATTGTACATCCAATGCCTCCTATAATTTGTGTACCGACCACTTGCGGCAGTTCAGCTGATGTGTCCCAATTTGCAATTATTACGAACACCGATGAAAGATACAAAATGGCAATAGTAAGTAAGTCGCTACTTCCTGATATCTCAATAATAGATCCAAAAACACTTACCACACTACCAAAGGAACTTTTGATCGCCACATCCCTTGATGCATTGACGCACGCATTTGAATCTTATGTATCCCTGGGTTCATCTCCCATTACCGATATGTTTGCCTTAAAAGCCATAAGGCTTATTTTCGAAACCCTTCCAAAAGTGGCCAAAGATCCAAAAAATATTAATTACTTAGAAGATCTAATGCTCGCAAGTCTTATGGCAGGAATGGCTTTCTCGAATGCCAGTCTTGGTATGGTTCATGCTATAGCACACAGTATGGGCGGGTATAAAGATATTAGACATGGCACATGTAATGCAATACTATTAGACAGCGTTATAGATTTCAATTATGTATATGCAGCATACAGATACGACAAAATTAGCGAAAGCTTAGGTTATGTTTTGGAAGATTTAAATGAAATAGATAGAAAAAAAATATTAATTGAGAGTATTATGAATTTAAAGAACAAAATCGGATTTAATATTACACTAAAAGATTTACAGATAAAAGAGAGTGAAATAGATATAATTGCAAAACATGCAGTAAACGATCCTTGCATGCTTACAAATCCAGTTATGCCTACTTTTGAAGAGGTGAAAGAGTTCATTGCAAGAAACATCTAA
- a CDS encoding diguanylate cyclase domain-containing protein, with the protein MQETSKEPSFVESIRRQLIGLGENSSKKTYYGELREKIQYLERFRTLLDSSTDMILLINSQTKKLIDANLCAIKRLGYSVKELEKMSILEFINIKEDEYPELFGYIVSKDFTKSLVTEFICNDGKKIPVEIIITSKRFSAQWYYIIIARDISEKLAKEAEMKAIELHYTKILENISDIIIELSEDFKILSVTPSASKILGYQNYEIIGHSFYELVENKDLNLVISALSNVNNDKHISFSIKNKKNISIIVSASISRTKYDNTKYIVSLRDISEVSKVYKNLEEKERRFRILFNSINEAVLLFPIPTKGRFEKFIEINDTACAFLNMKKEEILNFTIKDILAPGKEKNTLLEKLILGEFENSIPAEFISKNSQNIFVEIDIKRCHIGDQDMVLLIAKNVTEKKLMENKLNYLAFHDHLTGLSNRTLFSDRVQYEISRSKRNRTFLGVMFLDLDRFKDVNDTLGHKIGDSLLQHVSAKLQETIRETDILARMGGDEFAILVPDLKDKNEIRPLAKRILKLFENPFIVNNNSFKLGISIGISVYPYDAKNYEELLTNADTAMYSAKNSGGNKFIFYCENIL; encoded by the coding sequence TTGCAAGAAACATCTAAGGAACCATCATTTGTAGAAAGTATAAGACGACAACTAATAGGTTTAGGAGAAAACTCTTCAAAAAAAACTTATTATGGCGAGTTAAGAGAAAAGATTCAATATCTTGAGCGTTTCAGGACTCTTCTTGATAGTTCTACAGATATGATCTTGCTTATAAATTCTCAAACAAAAAAACTAATTGACGCAAACCTTTGCGCTATAAAAAGATTAGGATATAGCGTGAAAGAATTAGAAAAGATGTCAATCCTCGAATTTATAAACATTAAAGAAGATGAGTATCCTGAATTATTCGGGTACATTGTTTCAAAAGACTTTACAAAATCGCTTGTAACAGAATTTATATGTAATGATGGCAAAAAAATACCCGTAGAAATCATAATAACGTCAAAGAGGTTTTCTGCCCAGTGGTACTACATAATTATTGCAAGGGATATAAGTGAAAAACTTGCCAAAGAAGCTGAGATGAAAGCAATAGAACTCCACTACACTAAAATTCTTGAAAACATATCTGATATAATAATTGAGCTCTCAGAAGATTTCAAAATATTATCCGTAACTCCATCTGCGTCTAAAATCCTTGGTTACCAAAATTACGAAATTATAGGTCACAGTTTCTACGAACTTGTAGAAAACAAAGACCTTAATTTAGTAATATCAGCTCTTTCTAATGTCAACAATGACAAACACATTAGCTTTAGTATAAAAAATAAGAAAAATATTTCAATAATTGTAAGTGCAAGCATATCTAGAACTAAATACGACAATACAAAATACATAGTAAGTTTAAGAGATATATCGGAAGTTTCAAAAGTTTATAAAAATTTAGAAGAGAAAGAAAGACGCTTTAGAATTCTTTTTAACAGTATAAACGAGGCAGTTCTGTTATTCCCTATCCCGACAAAAGGAAGATTCGAAAAATTTATAGAAATTAACGATACAGCCTGCGCTTTTTTAAACATGAAAAAGGAGGAGATACTTAACTTTACCATTAAAGATATCTTAGCACCAGGAAAAGAAAAGAACACTCTCTTAGAAAAGTTAATTCTAGGAGAATTCGAGAACTCAATTCCGGCAGAATTTATTAGTAAAAACTCTCAAAATATTTTTGTTGAAATAGATATAAAAAGATGTCATATAGGCGATCAGGATATGGTGCTTTTAATTGCAAAAAACGTCACTGAAAAAAAGTTAATGGAAAACAAACTCAACTATCTTGCTTTCCATGATCATCTAACAGGACTTTCTAATAGAACGCTCTTCTCAGATAGAGTCCAATATGAAATTTCGAGATCAAAGAGAAATAGAACCTTTTTAGGAGTAATGTTCTTAGACCTAGATAGGTTTAAAGATGTAAACGATACCCTTGGCCACAAAATTGGAGATAGCCTTCTACAACACGTAAGCGCAAAACTTCAAGAAACAATAAGAGAAACTGATATTTTAGCAAGAATGGGTGGAGATGAATTTGCTATCCTGGTGCCAGATCTTAAGGATAAAAATGAAATAAGACCTCTTGCAAAAAGAATACTTAAGTTATTTGAAAATCCATTTATAGTAAATAACAATTCTTTTAAACTTGGCATTAGCATAGGAATTAGTGTGTACCCTTATGATGCAAAAAATTATGAAGAGCTTCTTACCAATGCTGATACTGCCATGTATAGTGCCAAAAATTCAGGAGGCAATAAGTTCATATTCTATTGTGAAAATATTCTGTAG
- a CDS encoding radical SAM protein, with product MILNKKVFSLALGCKVSQADLAKFKEIFFPGCIEELSASLSDVIILSSCAVTEKAQKESIRMLKKFSKLNKQTYFLGCAVTAYGDLKKLFPQVIFFNNKELEELLTSRVVNSNYRGRKRYILKVGDGCCRECTYCIIRFLRGPLKSRPFEDIKKEILLLHNVDEIVLSAIELALWGYDLGLDIVWLLKEIVTLLDGNDIKIRLGSIYPALLLNKEFINFMISSNKIQPHLHLSLQSASPKVLRSMKRFANVDKILDKIFQIKEKRNDFLVSADIIVGYPTESDKDFQMTIDFLDRLPLVRVHSFPFSSRKGTVASQFKPLDKKIIIERQKMITERFSQSRILKKFIDKEIPSPLWERGDEKYVYGHSSNYIPVKANKNKLNITLLKGKSLDKNYLVVG from the coding sequence ATGATATTAAATAAAAAGGTATTTTCTCTTGCACTAGGTTGTAAAGTTAGTCAGGCTGATCTTGCAAAATTTAAAGAAATATTTTTTCCTGGCTGTATAGAAGAATTGTCGGCTAGTTTGTCAGACGTTATTATTTTGAGTAGCTGTGCAGTAACAGAGAAGGCACAAAAAGAATCTATCAGAATGTTAAAGAAGTTTAGTAAGTTAAACAAACAAACCTATTTTTTAGGTTGTGCTGTTACAGCATATGGGGACTTAAAAAAATTATTTCCCCAGGTAATTTTTTTCAATAACAAAGAGTTAGAAGAGTTATTGACTAGTAGAGTTGTAAATTCGAATTATCGCGGTAGAAAGAGGTATATTCTTAAAGTTGGGGATGGTTGCTGCAGAGAGTGTACTTACTGTATAATAAGGTTTTTGCGCGGTCCATTAAAATCAAGGCCATTTGAGGATATTAAAAAAGAAATACTTTTGTTACACAACGTAGATGAAATAGTTTTGAGTGCAATTGAGTTAGCTTTATGGGGGTATGATCTTGGACTTGATATAGTTTGGTTATTGAAGGAAATAGTTACTTTACTTGATGGCAATGATATAAAAATAAGACTTGGGTCTATTTATCCAGCATTACTTTTAAATAAAGAATTTATAAATTTTATGATTAGCTCAAATAAAATTCAGCCTCATTTGCATCTATCTCTTCAAAGTGCAAGCCCTAAGGTTTTGAGATCTATGAAAAGGTTTGCAAATGTAGATAAGATTTTGGATAAAATTTTTCAGATTAAAGAGAAAAGAAATGATTTTCTTGTTTCTGCAGACATTATCGTAGGCTATCCTACTGAGAGTGATAAGGATTTTCAGATGACAATTGACTTTCTTGATAGACTCCCTCTTGTAAGAGTTCACTCTTTTCCATTTTCGTCAAGAAAAGGGACTGTGGCCTCTCAGTTTAAACCACTAGACAAAAAAATTATTATAGAAAGACAAAAAATGATAACTGAAAGGTTTTCTCAATCAAGAATTTTGAAAAAGTTTATTGATAAAGAAATACCCTCTCCCTTATGGGAGAGAGGAGATGAGAAGTATGTTTATGGGCACAGTTCAAACTATATACCTGTTAAGGCTAATAAAAACAAATTAAATATAACTCTTTTAAAAGGCAAATCTTTAGACAAAAATTATTTAGTTGTTGGATAA